The following coding sequences are from one Leptolyngbya sp. NIES-3755 window:
- a CDS encoding OHCU decarboxylase (similar to AA sequence:cyanobase_aa:LBDG_43090), which yields MPYSLSQLNQMDQSTFTNAFGEIFEQTPTIASQAWEQRPFMNVDDLHQKMLTVVNSMSDEQQLALICAHPDLGSKAKMAEASIQEQAGVGLDRLSPEEYDRFHRLNDQYKSQFGFPFIIAVKNHTKSSILEAFETRLQHSQPDEMRQAIAEISQIAYFRLLQQVTA from the coding sequence ATGCCTTATTCGCTCTCACAACTCAATCAAATGGATCAATCCACCTTTACGAACGCATTCGGTGAGATCTTTGAACAAACTCCAACGATCGCTTCTCAAGCTTGGGAGCAACGACCGTTTATGAATGTCGATGATCTTCATCAGAAAATGCTGACGGTTGTGAATTCGATGAGCGATGAGCAACAGTTAGCCCTGATTTGTGCCCATCCAGATCTAGGCAGCAAAGCAAAAATGGCGGAAGCCTCGATTCAAGAGCAAGCAGGAGTCGGACTCGATCGCTTATCTCCTGAAGAATACGATCGCTTTCACCGATTGAATGATCAGTACAAATCCCAATTCGGGTTTCCTTTTATTATTGCTGTGAAAAACCACACCAAATCCAGCATCTTAGAAGCGTTTGAAACCCGACTTCAACATTCCCAACCCGACGAAATGCGACAAGCGATCGCTGAAATTTCCCAGATTGCTTACTTTCGACTCTTACAACAGGTGACAGCATGA
- a CDS encoding hypothetical protein (conserved hypothetical protein;~similar to AA sequence:cyanobase_aa:LBDG_43080): MYRLKVVVIGAGIGGLTAAIALSQAGYEVEVYERAQELRPRGAGISLWSNGIKVLNRFGLGEKIAAIGGQMDHMQYLGFQGEVLNHIHLQPLIEEVGQRPYPVARADLQAMLLEAFPGTVNLGYRCVGVEEHGDRVTATFENGHQATGDLVIAADGVRSTLREYVLEHEVHPTYRDYVNWNGLVEADEAITPPNTWTIYVGNHQRASMMPVGGNRLYFFFDVPLPIGTSAPPELIRSELAEHFKGWAEPVQTLIQRIDPEKTNRLEISDVGPVDRMVRGRVALLGDAAHATCPDLGQGGCQALEDVYMLTHFLLTTNISVEDALKRYEKARKDRTSSIVKKARSRAEMIHGKDPELTAQWYDQLRTESPSDVTSAIAKTILTGPMH, translated from the coding sequence ATGTATCGCTTAAAGGTTGTGGTGATTGGTGCAGGGATTGGAGGTCTGACGGCTGCGATCGCACTTTCTCAAGCGGGCTACGAAGTCGAAGTCTACGAACGCGCTCAAGAACTTCGTCCCCGTGGTGCAGGAATTTCGCTCTGGTCGAATGGGATCAAAGTCCTGAATCGCTTTGGATTAGGAGAAAAAATCGCAGCGATCGGCGGTCAGATGGATCACATGCAGTATCTCGGCTTTCAGGGCGAGGTCTTAAACCATATTCATCTCCAGCCCTTGATCGAGGAAGTTGGACAGCGTCCTTATCCGGTCGCACGAGCCGACTTACAAGCGATGCTGTTAGAAGCGTTTCCTGGAACTGTGAATTTAGGATATCGCTGTGTTGGAGTCGAAGAACATGGCGATCGAGTGACAGCAACGTTTGAGAACGGACATCAGGCGACTGGGGATTTAGTGATCGCAGCCGATGGAGTTCGATCGACGTTGCGCGAATACGTGCTCGAACATGAAGTCCATCCAACCTACCGCGATTATGTCAACTGGAACGGACTGGTCGAAGCGGATGAAGCAATTACTCCCCCGAATACCTGGACGATTTACGTAGGCAATCATCAACGCGCTTCAATGATGCCTGTCGGTGGAAATCGGTTGTATTTCTTCTTCGATGTGCCGTTACCAATTGGAACGAGTGCGCCACCGGAATTGATTCGATCGGAACTGGCGGAGCATTTCAAAGGATGGGCAGAACCCGTTCAAACTTTGATTCAGCGAATTGATCCTGAGAAAACGAATCGCTTAGAAATTTCCGATGTGGGACCGGTCGATCGAATGGTACGTGGTCGAGTTGCTTTGCTCGGTGATGCCGCCCATGCAACGTGTCCCGATCTGGGTCAAGGAGGCTGTCAGGCGCTCGAAGATGTCTATATGCTGACTCACTTCCTTTTAACCACCAATATCAGCGTTGAAGATGCCTTAAAGCGATACGAGAAAGCGCGGAAAGATCGCACCAGTTCGATCGTCAAAAAAGCCCGCAGTCGTGCCGAAATGATCCACGGAAAAGATCCTGAACTCACCGCACAATGGTACGACCAACTGCGAACCGAATCGCCCAGTGATGTCACCAGCGCGATCGCGAAAACCATTTTGACAGGACCAATGCACTAA